TGCGCCGCTTACTCGGGCAGCAGATCCACAGTGACTCCGCAGGTCTGCCGATGGCGTCCGGGATGTTGTGTGCCTTTTGAAAGCCTCTCGTGATGTCAACCTTGCACTTCCAGCCGATGTCGATAATGTCCTGCCGACTACACACAAAATCTGCTCGACATGAGCAGAAAAGGAGGTGTGTCGTTAGGAGGCTCCGAGGGGAGGGGGACACAAGCTCGGAGGGGAGGGATCATGGAGCAcagagggaggggtgtgtgtgtgtgtgtatgggggggatgcttttttcaaatctttctcatCTTCTTTCTAAAGGCAGACCATAGCTTTAAGAGTTGTTATTTCTGTTAAACGACTGATAAGAATCTGCGTCAGTCTCGTCCACTGTTGTCACCATTTTCATGGCAATTTTTTGGCATGTTTGCTGCGTTCGTTTTTCCAACCAGGAAAACAGCTGATAACGAGCACAACACAAGACCAACTTGAACTGCTGAAAAATAGTATCATTAAGAAGTGTCAGGTCAGTGGTAGGGACAGTCCTTCATTCTCAGAACTGCTTCGTTTAAGAAATAAATCTTGGGCCCAAGATAGATTTTCTCCTCTGCAGCCTGGACTACATTTAGAACCCTAAGGAATCTTTATGATTAGAAAGTCCAAATCAGAGTTTTATCTGAGGTCAGTTACAGAGAACCTAAATAACCCCTCAAAATTCTGGAAATCAATTGAAACATTATCTGGTACACATATTGCCTCAAGCCTCCCGGACCAAATTCTAGTTGGCTCAGATGAACTCCAGGACACAGCTGCCGTGGTCAGTCAGTTTgataaacattttattcatgCTGGGTCGGGCGTATTTGATAgcttaaatgtaaatacatctGCTACCTTGGACAGGTTTCTCTTGTCAAAGAGATTTTCAGtctcagtgggacttcctggttaaataaaagaataaaatagaaaactGGGCAGCGATTCATGACGTCTGCGATCAGGCAACACGCCTACCAAAATCAGAAATGTTCAAAGTCTACACATTTGCGTTGatcttctctctttctgtctccctgcTGTAAATAACAACACATTTGGTCAGTTTAACGTGTTAACAAGCCTCCTGACAGACTGTCAAAGCTGCTCACCGTAGCTCATCATCATGCAGGTCACCTCCTTCCCGATGCCTCTTCCTCTGTAACTGGGTTCTGTAAAACACAACTACTGCATGAATATGGTGTCACACTGGAGAGATAAATGCAGGGAATGGTTAACATGTCAAAACTAAAGAGCAGGTTGATTTCAGAAGCTTGGTAAGTCTTTGCTTTTGAATAACACATTGGTCTTCACCTGCTATCATGATCTCCAGCTCAGCCAGGGACGGGTCTGTGGGGTCAGTCAGGAAGATGTTGACATCTCCCACCATGCACTGCTCTTGGTCTACACTGCTGTCCGCCCACTGCTTCTTGTCCAAGATAATGAACGTGCACTCTGGAaagacagaattaaaaaaatatattaataaaacagtgtttttcgATTTTATACAATATTAACATTTTAGGGTGGTGTGATTTCTTTTCAGTTATTTACTAGagtagttcagtcaggaccactttagtcaaagaaaactttatttccatttgcagtattatatttggtggtatggctctgttctaggGCTGATCTGCCGTTCCTCcagcctacacagaaagcctcttccacatgCCTTCGTGAAAAGCCAAAGGCAGGGAAAGCAaccctccctgcccttccacgtgcatataaggaaagcctaaggcaaaATGTATACTTCTGGGTCAAATCGACACTGTACCTACACCATAGGCTCTGCCTCTACaaagagcctacgctgtagcctgacgtgcacctccccagaaatgtaaccacacgtcgcagcgacacagacctcctgtctgtttctgtgagctgacaccatttccctgagtggaaacaaagcttttatttactttaatttcacagataagaaacaataaattgtgaagacaataaagcctccccaaaaatagcattttaagtcttgtgtgtgatttatcctggcttcatatgagcagaggaaatctccccctgtcgctaagctaatttatacaatgtaaaatgccataggcttgtgctaataacgttagcatgttgtatttgtttggaaaacgtgtttagtataagacagttgttttgtcagtgaaccttgtgagttgtaatggagctgaattttgtaacgttacctttgttaaatgttgctgttgtccctggcttcatatgagaagaagaaaaagtccactagctgctaggctaatttatacaatgcaaaatgtcataggcttgtgctaaaaacattagcatgttgtatttgtggggaaaatgtgtccagataaagacaagtgtttgtctgtgaatgctgcgagttatagtgaagctgatttgtgtacttgtgtttgaaactgtctctattaagccatgtttaatgtgtgtttaatatgtgttttgaatcaactaaactttacttCACAGACACCCTGCCGCCGActggtgttttggaggtgtaactgcagagtgacacagacacaccaccgcagaagtataaatcccccttaaggaagagagagcaaacctctctgcccttccatctgcaaatgaggaaagcctgaagcagagagagcaaacctccctgcccttccatgcgcccaCATGGAAAGCcataaggcagggagagcagcagcaaagacccccgggaacagaacagagcagtaacaatgacaaacagaaattacattgataagttagacacagcatgaaaaggaggagctggggtggaggccggttgcaaagcagctggcagaggaagcagcaacagtggacaggccagagcagtttaaatagggcgccctgaatgagattcagcgattggttgcatagaaaggaatcatgtgatctatcagctgactcccttccatcaatcagctgcttaatcagctgatgtagctgggatgtgagctgagcttgacattgtgtcctgcctgaactaacgatatttgagcaaaaaaatattaatgacacAGCTTTTTCTTTGtaataaagtttaaataatCGACTTGTGCATGACCTCAGGGTGGTGTGATCTTTTTTCAGGTATTTACAAAAGCAACAAGCAAAAAAATCTGACAGATGACGGTCTGGATGTGTAAAAAATATGTTGATTTTAGAAGctatataaaataaacagtcaCTGTGAATCTGAAGCAATAAAGACATCTCTTTAGAGCATTAATGAGGGCTCAAAGTCTTATCATGTGTGAGCACAGGCAGATGACCCCTTACTGTCATCATCTTCCCTCCAGCTCTTTTGCATGTCGTACTCCTGTTCCAGGGTCAGCGGCTCTGAGGCggtcagctgctgcagctcaggaGACTTCATCCACTCATGATACCTGAAACAGGTGGATATAAAGGACAGGTACAGGACTGAAGTTGGTTCCTGACTGACAGAAACATAAAGGAAAACATTCCTCAGGTGATTGTTACACCACACAAGAAACTGTCGCGTGCTAGATATCATATCGAAGCCAGAGTTGGGGTTtctttgaagtggggttgtgtgaaGTAATTATTCATAGTCATGTGATCACGGTGACGAAAATAAATTCTGCTgttgcccccatccacagcagtacactgcttagcttctgtgtcagtactccagcctgcttctccaaactaggggAGTGTCGACCACCATTTATTGTATGTAGTACAATGACTATAGATAAGCACCATATACAACTCAAATTCACAAAATCAGAACCACCCTTTTAAGAATGTGAAGGTTTTTAAAATCTCGTTTCACATTTGTAAAAAGGGGACtatttctttattcatttttgtctAGAGCTCATAACCTAGTAAAAGGTCAACACACACTTGGGTTACACTCCTCAAACGTAGGGCTGATTATTGACCCTCTACACCGACTGAAATGTGACCTTGCAgactgtcaaactgtcaaagtaTGAAAAGTATGTCCACTTCTTGATTGTGTGCGACataatttcagtatttttagactttttaatTTAGACAAAAATTGAGATCAGTCTTTACCATTTAGTGTCAACTTTTAAGCCACAGTGGGCAGGAAGTTTTGAAAGGTTCAGACTAATGGACATCTTAACATCTTTATGACACCTTAggaaactccatctgctgatgaaggtTGTGTGATGCGACTGAAAGCTCCACAACAGCTACTAAATATATCGTGTGTTGAGATGACTGGCaactctttttttgtatttctcaaagaaagggtttttttttaactcaaattTGATGTTTTATATTGAAATTCAGATTGCAGATTAACAActagaatccaaaaacagatttcaaacttttatagttttttcaaatctgtttaatgtgtgtgaagTCAGAGGAAAATGCGATTTCACTTGTTTATACCTGACGAGACCAAATACTTATAAATacatcttttatgttttttattgtgtgggTGTTTGGCCATAACTTTTTGTCCATGCTGTCTTGGCCAGTTAAAACAGATCATTGATCTAAACGGGACTTACCTGattaaataaaagacaaaaataaaaaacaaagagtcAAACTTCAGATAGACAGTTAGCCTGGAGGCAGGGTGTCTTACTTTCtagtttctgtctttatttacacttttttattattctaaaCCTGTCTAACTTGTACTACAGTACAGTTATTGCAGTTTAAATAGTTAGACTgtataatatttttgtttttattttattcttattccTTTTGAATTCAGTAGTGAAAAAAGTCTTTTACTTAGGTAAAAGTAGTGACACCaatgtgtaaaaatactcagttacacataaaaatcctgcattcaaaatattAATTTCGTAAAAGTACACAGGTTTAAAATTAAGTACCAATAGTTCATTCATTCGTTCACCTATTTTCATAGGGTTTTTTTAagacatatttttatttattaataccTTTTTTCTATCCTTTATTTATATCTTTTGATTTTgcaatactttttattttatcttattatttaTCTCTTACTATGTGTATGTTAAACACCAATACACCAAAGCCTTGTTTAcctgatttattttgtattaataatctaattcTGAAAAATTATTAGTAACTAATCTcataaatgtaatggagtaaaaagtactGTAGTTGGCTCCAAAATGTAGAAGCAAAATAGAAGTACCAGTACCTCAGATTTGTACTTTAGTATAGTACTAGAAGAAATATATTTAGTTACTTTCAACCACCACAGGCCAGTCTGAAATATCGAAAATTAATTTTGTCAAATACAAATTAGCGCTATATTTAAGATCCAAATCAGCCATATTTTATACACTGAGGTAAAATAATTACGTCTTCCTAACAAGAAGACATGAGCAGAGGAACAATATGAAAGAATAAAATAGATATATATTATAAAAGAGACAAACTGGATGAGTAAATACAGTGTTTCTAACAGATATTGGTTATTATCGTTACCTGGGCACGTGCTCTGCATTGTAAGGCACCAACACGACTCTGTGTCCCTCCAGCAAAGTGTTCTCGTTTATCTTCATGATGTTAAAACCACATTTAAACTACCGATATGACTAACGAGAAGTTTTAACACAGCCTCACACCTTGTGGCTCCACGTCCATGATGTTCACGTCCTTTACTTCCGGGGTTCAAACTGCGCCTGCGCTCACTCAAGTAAAGGCGGAAGTCGCCGCCTGCTGGACAACAGACCGATCAACAGTATCCAAGATGAGAACAGCGTTCTTCAAATACCAAGCTCCATCGACTactacaaaaaaattaaaaaaaaataaataaaaaatggacCTGATGATCAGTATTTTACTTATTTAGCCATTTTTTAAGCTTAATTTATTAAAATCCCACCATCTTTAGTGGCTACTGTAATAAAATTCAACTTTACACTAAGTCCCTTAAATTAATAAACTCCAAATGTGCAAAATAATATATCTACAATtgtgattttatgattttttctAGTCATTATATTAACTTTTATTACTGAATTGTTGGATTTTATGATCAATGGCTGCTTtttaaggtgtccttgagtgttcTGAAAGgcacctataaataaaatgcattattattattattattattattattaaaagacCTCTGTAGATTAATCggtaatgaataaatatatttatcttttaatttctgtttacATTATGTTCATTAATGATTAATTTATGGTTAATTCAAAGTGTATTCTGCgtaatttattctattttgtgcctttattgttttgtttattgtctttgaaagaagacaatttaaaaaaaaaaaagaataaatccAGTCATGATGTTGGTAACATGTTTTaatcataaaaaatatttggcaattaaaaaataaacttattttgttgttctCTTCAAGAATGTTGAGCAACATGTGAAACTACTCTCTAATTCGACTATCAAAAAGGTTAACAAGGCACTTAATATCTGTATGTGTTATAATATTTTTGTCTAATGTGATTTAACTCTGGTTCTTTTGTTATTGCTGTATTTGTAAGCTATCCACTGAATCTGTATTATGTtctgtaatttaattttaaataatgaaaattgaaaataaattgaaaaaactTTGCAaactttgcatgttctccccatgtcagtgtgggtttcctccaggtactccagcttcctcccacagtccaaagacatgcaggttaattggtgactctaaattgtccgtaggtgtgaatgtgagtgtgaatggttgtctgtctctatgtctcagccctgtgatagtctggtgacctgtccagggtgtaccctgcctctcacccagtgtcagctgggataggctccagccccctgtgacccccaacaggataatgaaatgaaaatgaataaattgttttaagtaaatggaaaaaataagaCGATAAGAGTAAAGATGCTGATAGAATACGTtaatagaacagaatagaacAGAGTTAGAAAGTTGCTAAATGATGATGTTATAGAtactaaatatatacataataaTTTATACCCAGTTTAGATGCTGATACACCCATCATCTGCTTTTGACCTTGAATATATGAAGATACACTTTTAACATATGATGCAGGAGGGTATTAGAACCAATCAAAACTATGAAGAACTACTACTGTAATTTCTCCTAGGTTGGGCCCATTTTGGAGTTAGATTGATTAACCTGTTTAAGGGGAAAAATGGGAGAaatctcaggaagagcaactgaggagggatctctCTCCCAGGACATGCGACAGATGTcatgtgtacagaacagatcaatgtaataaaattacagttatctatatgacaaaatgagacataaagagagacatgG
The Epinephelus moara isolate mb chromosome 13, YSFRI_EMoa_1.0, whole genome shotgun sequence genome window above contains:
- the nat9 gene encoding N-acetyltransferase 9 yields the protein MKINENTLLEGHRVVLVPYNAEHVPRYHEWMKSPELQQLTASEPLTLEQEYDMQKSWREDDDKCTFIILDKKQWADSSVDQEQCMVGDVNIFLTDPTDPSLAELEIMIAEPSYRGRGIGKEVTCMMMSYGVAKLGVKKFEVKIGLDNEVSIAMFKKLHFQEVSVCKVFKEVTLEMTVDESVRTRLLDDTADMKERDYRQACSDRQKLVSQ